In the Quercus lobata isolate SW786 chromosome 5, ValleyOak3.0 Primary Assembly, whole genome shotgun sequence genome, one interval contains:
- the LOC115992612 gene encoding heat shock cognate 70 kDa protein-like: MAGEEESPAIGIDLGTTYSCVAVWQRDRVEIITNEQGNRMTPSYVAFTDNERLIGDAAKNQVARNSTNSVFDAKRLIGRRFSDNLVQSDIRLWPFKVIEGPDDKPLIVVNYKGEEKHFTAEEISSMVLTKMREIAESYLGTTVKKAVVTVPAYFNDSQRKATKDAGAIAGLNVLQILNEPTAAAIAYGIDKIGNGKSKKVLIFDLGGGTADVSLLSIQDGVFEVKAVSGDTHLGGEDFDNRLLKHLVAIFKRQSRVDISRDARALRRLRTACEKAKRILSSTSETTIEVDCLSNGIDFFSTITRPKFEELNMDLFRKCIEPVEECLFEADMDKSCVHEVVLTGGSSRIPKVQQLLQEFFYGKELCKNINPDEAVADGAAVQAAVLTGMGNKKIQDIILYDVTPLSLGIQTHGDRMSVLIPRNTTIPTKKVRQYCNTADNQGLIELLVYEGERPRSSDNNLLGNFTIPITPAPKGDAKVIVSFELDTNGILIVSTVDKISGYKRKVTITNDQWRLSNVEIERLLQDAKRFKAKDDHHMKVLDARLELETYAYKMRKAINDYSIYSKLRPKDHKRIKDAVQEVIQWLSDEEGVDNLELYQDELKLLQRLCKPISPLIID, encoded by the exons ATGGCTGGTGAAGAAGAGAGTCCTGCAATCGGTATCGATCTCGGGACAACGTATTCATGCGTGGCAGTGTGGCAACGTGATCGTGTGGAGATAATAACCAACGAGCAGGGCAACAGAATGACGCCTTCCTATGTTGCCTTCACTGATAATGAGCGCTTGATAGGTGATGCTGCCAAGAACCAAGTTGCTAGGAATTCTACCAACTCCGTCTTTG ATGCAAAGAGGTTGATTGGAAGGAGATTTAGTGATAACTTGGTTCAGAGTGACATTAGGCTTTGGCCATTTAAGGTGATTGAAGGTCCTGATGATAAGCCTTTGATTGTGGTCAACTATAAGGGTGAAGAGAAGCACTTTACTGCTGAGGAAATCTCATCTATGGTCCTTACAAAGATGCGTGAGATTGCTGAATCCTACTTGGGCACAACTGTGAAGAAAGCTGTTGTTACTGTCCCTGCCTACTTCAATGACTCTCAGCGTAAGGCCACAAAGGATGCTGGAGCCATTGCAGGCCTCAATGTTTTGCAAATTCTCAATGAACCAACTGCTGCAGCCATTGCTTATGGTATTGACAAGATTGGCAATGGCAAGAGTAAAAAAGtgttgatttttgatttgggtGGTGGTACTGCTGATGTTTCACTACTTTCCATTCAAGATGGTGTCTTTGAAGTGAAAGCTGTTTCTGGAGACACTCACCTTGGAGGTGAGGACTTTGATAACAGATTGTTGAAACACTTGGTTGCAATATTTAAGAGGCAGAGTAGGGTGGACATTAGTAGAGACGCTAGAGCTCTTAGGAGGTTGAGAACTGCATGTGAGAAAGCAAAGAGGATTCTCTCTTCTACATCTGAGACTACCATTGAAGTTGACTGTTTAAGTAATGGGATTGATTTCTTTTCAACTATTACCCGTCCCAAATTTGAGGAACTCAACATGGATTTGTTCAGGAAGTGTATTGAGCCTGTGGAGGAGTGTTTGTTTGAAGCTGATATGGACAAGAGTTGTGTCCATGAAGTTGTTCTTACGGGTGGTTCTTCCAGAATCCCCAAGGTGCAGCAATTGTTGCAGGAATTCTTTTATGGGAAGGAGCTGTGCAAGAACATTAATCCAGATGAGGCTGTGGCTGATGGAGCTGCTGTTCAAGCTGCTGTATTGACTGGAATGGGtaataagaaaattcaagacATCATACTCTATGATGTCACTCCTCTTTCCCTTGGCATACAGACTCATGGAGATAGGATGTCTGTTTTGATTCCTAGGAATACTACTATTCCAACCAAGAAGGTGAGGCAATACTGCAACACCGCTGACAACCAAGGTCTAATAGAATTGCTAGTTTATGAGGGTGAGAGACCAAGATCTAGTGATAACaacttgttgggaaattttaCAATTCCTATTACTCCGGCACCCAAGGGTGATGCTAAGGTCATTGTTTCTTTTGAACTGGATACCAACGGAATACTTATAGTTTCCACTGTTGACAAAATCAGTGGGTATAAAAGGAAGGTCACCATCACGAACGATCAATGGAGGCTTTCAAATGTAGAGATTGAGAGGTTACTTCAAGACGCCAAGAGATTCAAGGCCAAAGATGATCATCACATGAAGGTGCTTGATGCAAGATTAGAGCTAGAGACTTATGCCTACAAAATGAGGAAAGCAATCAATGACTACAGCATATATTCCAAACTTCGTCCTAAAGATCACAAACGAATTAAAGATGCTGTTCAAGAGGTGATTCAATGGTTATCAGATGAAGAAGGGGTTGATAATTTAGAACTGTATCAGGATGAGCTGAAACTGCTCCAGAGACTCTGCAAACCTATTTCACCTTTGATAATAGATTGA